The genomic DNA GAGTTTCTGAAGGAGCAGTTGACGCGTGGACCGTACGCGTTGAAAACGCGCGGCGTGGCCGGGTTTTGATAGAAACGTGTGGTGCGGCGTTCTGCGGCCTCAACCCGCCGAACATGGCGCGGGCCCGAGTCTTTCGGCAACAGACGCACACGCGGCGCGCAACGGCTCGACATACGTTTCCAAAGGCGTGTCGTTGCGCCTGAATAGCGGAATGCTCACGCTGATGCACGAAGCGTTGAATGCGGGATTGCGCACGCGCGCAGTAAACAAAAAACCGCTAGTCAACGAAGCGCTCAAACCGCGTTTTCCGTCGCACCGCCGACGCGCGCTTCGAGAAAACGCAGCAGCGCTTTCACCTTGCTCGAATGACGGCGATTGGGCAGATACGCGGCATAGACGACGGCCTCTCCGCTCTGCGGCGTCACGTCGTAATCCGCGAAGAGGCGCATCAGACGCCCTGCGTTGATCTCGAGATTGACGAGCCAGTCCGGCAACAATGCCAGCCCTTGTCCGGCGAGCACTGCTTCGAGCAGCATCTCCAGGCTGTTCGAAATGAGCCGTCCGCGCACATCGATACGCTCATGCTCGGCGCCCCGGTTAAACGTCCACACCTGGCGCCCGCGATAACTGCCGCCGTACGCGATGCGCAGACATTCGTGTCCGGCGAGCGCGGCGGGCGTCGGCGGCGTGCTTGCGCGTTGCAGATAGTCGTGGCTCGCAACGATATAGCGCGGATTGTCCGCGAGCTTCTTCACGACGAGATTCGGATCGCGCGTCAGCATGCCGATACGCACGGCAACATCGATGCGATCGAGCGCGAGGTCTGCATAGTGATCGGCGACCACGACATCGAGCGCGACGCGCGGATATTCGGCGAGAAACGCGGCGAGATGCGGCGCGAGCTGCACGCGGTTGTAGGCGGACGGCACGGTGATACGCAGCGCGCCGACGGGCGCGGCGCCGCTGTCGAGAATGCTCTCGTCGGCCTCGGCGAGATCGTCAAGTACTTTCGAGATTTGCTCGACGTAGGCGGTACCCGCGTCTGTCAGGCTGACCTTGCGCGGCGTGCGTGTGAGCAAGGCCGTGCCGAGCGATGCTTCGAGCGCGTCCATCAGACGCGTCACCGACGACGTCGCTACGCCGAGGCGCTGGGCGGCCTTGGCGAAACCGCCTGCATCGGCGACTTCGAGCAGTGTGTTCAACGCGAGCAGTTTGTCCATGCGGGCGATTATGCCCACGAAGACGATTGCGCTCCACGCAACGGACGTTTGCAGTCAGCGACTATTCAAACAGTGCGGCGCAACGGGTAATCTGTGTTGGTGGCAGCAGCGGTGTGTATTCGCTTTTGCGTGGCGCACGCTGGGTGGTTTGCTTGTGGTTTCGCTGGCATCCGCGATTCGTTAGCTAGCTTCAAGCGTCGCCCCTGTGCGGGGCGGCACCTACTTTTCTTTGCCGCCGCAAAGAAAAGTAGGCAAAAGAAAGCGGCTAACACCGCCAATCCTTGTTCCTGCCTGAGGGCCCCCATAGGGTCTTACGCTTCACACGGCAGTGCCCTGATTGGTGCTCGTTGCCAACGCTTTGAACAATCGCATCACCCGCTTCAGGCACCCGTACAACGGCAAGCGGCAGCGAATGGTTTGCGCCGCCCAGGTGGCAAACTGTGTGTAGGTTGTCGCGACGTATAGCCTGGCGCTCTTACAGGGTGGAACGCGTGCGCTATCGGTTCGAAGTGAGGCGTGTGAGGTGCTACGGCCTACACACAGTTTGCCACCTGGGCGGCCGTGGAATATCTGGCACGGCATGATGCAGCGCGGGAGCGTGAAGCGGGTGAGGCGCACTGCAAGAGTGCTGGCAACGAACGTGGGTCACGTGGTCGCCGTGTGAAGCGTAAGAACCTGTGGGGGCCCTCAGGCAATGAGAGATGTTGGCGGTGTGAGCCGCTTTCTTTTGCCTACTTTTCTTTGCGGCGGCAAAGAAAAGTAGGTGCCGCCCCGCACAGGGGCGACGCGTGAAGCACGCTAACAAAGCGCGGATGCCAGCGAAACCACAAGCAAACCACACAGCGTGCGCCACGCAAAGACAACACTGGAAGCAGCAAAGACACAACGCGGATGCCACCGCAACAGCCAGATGCCACCGGCGCGTCATCCGATTACGAAAAGCTTGCACACGCACCGAATACACGCCATGCGCGGCGTTCACTGCAATTCGCTATGCTGCAAGGCAACACCGAAACACAACACGCACCACAAGCATTCAAGTCATAGCCATCAACAGGCTAAAGAGAAAGGAGTCAGCATGTCCAGCAGTTCCCCGACGCTCGCACGCAGCGACACAGCGGCCGAGCTCACACGCGGCCTCATAGCGCTATTCGCATTCAGTTGCGGCGCGATCGTCGCCAACCTGTACTACGCGCAACCGATCACCGAACTGATCGCGCCGTCGATCCACATGTCGAGCGGCATGGCGAGCCTGATCGTCTCGCTCACCCAGATCGGCTACGCGCTAGGCCTGTTCTTTCTCGTGCCGCTCGGCGATCTGCTCGAAAACCGCAAACTGATGATCGCGACGGCGCTGGTGTCGATAGCAAGCCTCGCCGCCGCGACATTCACGCAAACACCGGGCGCGTTCCTCGCAGTCTCGCTGCTAATCGGCTTTAGCTCCGTCGCGGTGCAGATCTTGATTCCCCTAGCCGCGCATCTCGCGCCAGATGAAACGCGTGGACGCGTCGTCGGCACGATCATGGGCGGGCTGCTGCTCGGTATCCTGCTGTCGCGGCCCATTTCGAGCGTCATCGCGGGTCACTTTGGATGGCGTGTCGTATTCGGCTCGGCTGCCGTGCTGATGGCGATCGTCACGACCGTGCTCGCGCTGACCATTCCGAAGCGTCAGCCCTCGCATCAGGCGACCTATCCTCAACTGATCGCGTCACTCGGCCACCTGCTGCGCACGATGCCCGTGCTGCGTCATCGCGCGCTGTATCAGGCATTGATGTTCGGCTCGTTCAGCCTGTTCTGGACCGCCGTACCCGTCGAGTTGACGCGCCATTACGGGCTGTCGCAGACGGCAATCGCCGTGTTCGCGCTGGTCGGCGCAATCGGCGCGACGTCGGCGCCCATCGCGGGCCGGCTCGCGGACGCGGGACACACAGTGCGCGCGACGCTGATCGCGCTGGTGGTCGGTGCGCTCGCCTATACGCCTGGCCTGATTCACCCGGCGTGGGGCGTTGCCGGTCTCGTCGTGACGGGCGTCGTGCTCGACTTCGCGGTGCAGATGAACATGGTGCTCGGCCAGCGCGAGATCTACGCGCTGCACGCCGCGAGCCGCAACCGGCTGAACGCGCTCTATATGACGAGCATCTTCGTCGGTGGCGCGATCGGTTCGGCGCTTGCCAGCCCGCTCTACGATCACGGCGGCTGGACGCTGGTGGCAACCGTCGCGACGGCGTTCCCGATGATCGCGCTCGCGCATTACCTGGTGATCGATCGGCCGCATGCCGCGGGCCACGCATGAAGATCTGAACGGCCTCTCATTCGACAGCGATAAACAAAAACGGCGCGAACCGGCTCAACTGATCTGCCGGTTCGCGCCGTTTTGCTTGCAGCGCGTGCGTTGCTTGTGAGTCGCCTATGCGCTTATTCGTGCGCGCCGAGCGGCTGAGGCAACGGCCCTGCGTCGTCCTCCTCCATCCGCGCGCTCTCGCCTGCTTTCAGCCTTGCGCGCTTCGACCACATCGCCGTGAGAATCGGCACGAGAATCGCGGTAACGAGGCACGCGGTCGCGACCATCGCCGTCGCTGCCGGCACCACCGGCTTGAAGCGCGGAATCATCTCGCCGATGATCGACGGATTAGCCACCGCCGCGCCCGCCGTCGACGATGCCGCGAGACCTGCCGCGCCATTGCCACCCGCGATATAGCGGTCGGCGAGAATCAGCGGAATGCCCGTGATGACGATCACGCCCAGCCCGAGCAGCACGCCCGGAATACCGCTCTTGACGATCACGTTCAGGTCGATACCGTTGCCGAGCGCAAAGCCGAAGAACGGAATCAGTGGCACCACGCAGCGGCCGAACAGTTCGCGCAGCGCGCTATCCAGATTGCCGAGCGTGAAGCCGATGACAAACGGCAGCACCGCGCCGACGAACAGCCGCGGCTCGAAGAACGCGACGCCCGTCGCGCCGAGAATGATCATGCTGACGAGCGGCCCCGATTCGATCGACATCAGCACGAACGCCCCCGCTTCTTCCTTCGTGCCGTATTGCTGCATCACGGCGGCATAGAGGCCGCCGTTGGTCATGTCCATCGAGGTCGTGATGGCCAGCACCGACAGCCCGGCGAACAACCCTGTCTTGATGCCGTCGATAGGCAGCAGCGAAGACGCGATGATCGTCGCGAGCCACGCGACCAGCATCTTTGTGACGAGCAACGTACCCGACTTGCGCAACACGGTGCCCGTAGCGCGCAGATCGATGGTTGCGCCCATGCAGAAGAACCAGACAGCGAGAATCGGCACAGTGCCCGTGATCAGGCCATTCGTGAACGACCCAAAGTACTTGCCGGCGCCAGGCGCGAACGAATGTACGCAAGCGCCGAGCAACAGCGGTATTAGCATGAGACCGCCTGGTACGCGGTCGATTGCCTTCTTCAGTTTCATGTCTCCTCCATACGACGCCAGGGCGGTGATGGGAACGGCAGAAAGGTCCGGTATGGTCCGGCTACATCCACCTGTCCGCGGACTATAGCATCGACAAAGGAACGATGTTCCGTTTTTGTTGGCATCGAGATTAATCGTTTACCCTGCTTTCACAATACCTCTCCCGGAATATGGATATTTGACGTTTTCTCTATTTCGGACCGACGTTCCGATCGTGCTAGACTGCGCCCACAATCAACCCGAACGCGGCGTCCAGCGTGCCGCCCAGCAGCGGAGGAGACATGGAAGTCAGGCAGAGCATCAACAGCGAATACGCGAAAACGCTCGACACAGCCGGCCTCAGAAAAGAGTTTCTGGTCGAGAAGGTGTTCGAGCCGGATGCGCTTGCGCTCACGTATAGCCATATCGACCGGATCATCGTCGGCGGCGCGTTTCCGCAGACGCGTGCTGTCGAAGTACCCAGTTCGCTCGGCAAGTCGATCGGTGTCAGCTATCTGCTGGAGCGGCGCGAACTCGGCGCGATCAATATCGGCGGCGACGGTTGGGTCGAGGCGGATGGCAAGCGGTTTATCGTGCGCAACGAGGAAGCTATCTATGTCGGCAAGGGCACGCAGTCGCTGACCTTCGGCAGCGACGATCCCGCGCATCCCGCCAAGTTCTATCTGAACTGCGCGCCCGCGCAGGCCACGTATCCGACTCGCACCATCACGCTCGCCGAAGCCTCGCCGCAAACGCTCGGCGATCCCGCAACGAGCAACCGCCGCACGATCTACAAGTTCATCGTTCCCGAAGTGGTGCCCACCTGCCAGCTGTCGATGGGCATGACCAAGCTCGAACCGGGCAACCTCTGGAACACGATGCCTTGCCACACGCACGAACGGCGCATGGAGGTGTATTTCTACTTCAACGTCGCCGACGATGCCGCCGTCTTCCACATGCTCGGCGAGCCAACCGAGACGCGGCATATTCTCGTTCACAACGAGCAGGCCGTGATCTCGCCGAGCTGGTCGATTCACTCGGGCGTCGGCACGCGCGCCTATACGTTCATCTGGGGGATGGTCGGCGAGAACCAGGTGTTCAGCGACATGGACCATCTCGCCGTGCGCGATCTGCGCTAATGCAACGCAGGCTTTCATCGAACAGGAATCGCGCATGACTACGCATCCTTCGCATCCTTCGCACCCTCCGCATCCCTTCGATCTCGGCGGCAAGGTCGCGCTCGTCACGGGCAGCAACACGGGACTCGGCGCGGGTATGGCGCGCGCGCTCGCGGCCGCGGGCTGCGACATCGTCGGCGTGAGCCGCTCGGACGACAGCGACACCGCGCAACAGGTGAAGGCGCTGGGACGCCGCTATGTCGGCGTGAGCGCCGACCTGTCGGACATCGCGCCCATCGACGACATCGTGCGCGCCGCACTCGAAGCCTGCGGGCGCATCGACGTGCTGGTGAACAACGCCGGCATCATCCGCCGCGCGGACGCGCTCACGTTCAGCGAGGACGACTGGGATGCCGTGATGAACGTGAACCTGAAGAGCGCGTTCTTTCTTGCGCAGGCCGTCGCGCGGCATTTCGTCGAACAGGATAAGCGAGGCAAGATCATCAACGTCGCGTCGATGTTGTCGTTCCAGGGCGGCATCCGCGTCGCGTCGTACACGTCGTCGAAAAGCGGGATGCTCGGACTCACGCGCCTGCTGGCCAACGAGTGGGCGGCGCGCGGCATCAACGTCAACGCGATCGCGCCGGGCTACATGGCGACATCGAACACGGCGGCGCTGCGGGACGACGAGCAGCGCAACAGCGAGATCGTCGCGCGCATCCCGGCGGGACGCTGGGGCACGCCCGACGATCTCGCGGGCCCGGTCGTGTTTCTCGCGTCGCCAGCTTCGGACTATGTGCATGGCCACACGCTCGCGGTCGACGGTGGCTGGCTCGCGCGGTGATGTGATTTGATGTGAATTGCGCGGCGCACGCGGTATATTTCGGCGATCAGCAACATCGTTGTGGAAAGACGCTGCGGGCAACCGCTGCGCAGACACTATGGCAGCCATCGACAAACTCAAGACCACGGCCGCCGCGCCCCGCAAGCGCGCCGCCGCCCCGCTCACGTCCGACGTGGACGCCGCCGATAAAGGCGAATCGTTGTCGTCGATCGCACGCGTGTTCGCGATTCTCGGCGCGATTGGCGACAGCGGGCAGATTGGCATCAGCGAGCTATCGCAACGGCTTTCGCTGTCGAAGACGACTGTGCATCGCGTGCTGCAAACGCTGAAGGCGCTTGGGTATGTGACGCAAGAGGTCGAAACCGAGCGCTATCACCTGACCATCCGGCTGTTCGAACTCGGTGCGAAGGCGTTGGAAAGCGTTGATCTCGTGCGCGAGGCTGATATCGAAATGCGCCGCATTGCGGGCGCGACGCGGGAGGCCGTGCATCTCGGCACGTTTGACGAAGACGCGATTATCTATATTCACAAGATCGACGCTGACTATGGGTTGCGGATGCAGTCGCGTATTGGGCGGCGTAATCCGTTGCATAGCACGGCGATTGGCAAGGTGTTGCTTGCGTGGATGGAACCTGCTGAAGCGCGCGAGGTGTTGTCGCATATCGAGTTTCGCAAGTCGACGGCGAAGACGCTCGCCTCTGCCGATGCCGTGATGAGCATTCTGCCGCAGGTGCGGGCGCAGGGTTATGGCGAGGATATCGAGGAGCAGGAAGAAGGTTTGCGATGCCTGGCTGTGCCAGTGTTTGACCGGTTTGGGCGTGTGATCGCGGGGCTTTCTGTTTCGTTTCCGACGATGCGGTGTGGGGCTGATACGAAGTTGCATTACGTGGCTTTGCTCAAGACTGCGGGGGCTGCTGTGTCGGCGAGGCTTGGGTATCGCGAGCCGACGCAGGAAGCAGCCGAGGTCACGCATCCGGGCTGACACTGAAGGTCACGCATCCGGGCTGACACTGAAGGTCAGCATTTTTTTGTTCTATGCGGATGCGCGGGCGGTTTGGTTTTTTTTGCCTTCGCGAGGGGGCTGCGCGCGCTGTTTGGTTTTTTTGCCTTTGCGCTGACATCCGTGGTTTGGCTTCGCGGCGCGGCTGGTTTGGTTTGCTTGTGTTTGCGCTGGCATCCGCGCTTTGCCTTCGTGCTTCAAGCGTTGCCCCTGTGCGGGGCGGCACCTACTTTTCTTTGCCGCCGCAAAGAAAAGTAGGCAAAAGAAAGCGGCTAACACCGCCAACATTTCTTCCTGCCTGAGGGCCCCCAAAGGTTCTTACGCTTCACACGGCAACTTTCCTGTTCGCGTTCGTTGCCAACGCTCTTGCGATACGCCTCACCCGCTTCATATGTCCGCGTTACAGCACGCCTTGCCAGGTAGTTCACCGCCGCCCAGGTGGCAAACTGTGTGTAGGCCGTAGTGCTACACACGCCACACTTCGGACCGATAGCGCATGCGTCCCACCCTGTAAGAGCGCTACCCTGTACGACGCGACAACCTACACACAGTTTGCCACCTAGGCGGCGCATACCATTCGCTGCCGCTTGCCGTTGTAGGGGTGCTTGAAGCGGGTGATGTGTATTAGCCTGGACCGGACCTGACAGGTAGTCGGGGAAGCGAATGAAGGAAGGCGATTCAGTGAGGAATCAGTTTCTCCCTGGCAAGTTCGAGTGAGTCGAGGAAGGTACGCATAGGTGTCTTGCCGTAACACCATCGCCCTTGATGTTCGCGCTCATTGTTGTACTGGTCAAGCCATGCGTCGAGATCGGTCTGCAGGGCTGCGATCGAATCGTAGATTTTCCTGCGGAACGCGATGCGATAGAACTCGTTGAGCATGGTCTTGTGAAGTCGTTCGACGATGCCGTTGGTCTGTGGAGAACGAGCTTTGGTGCGGGTGTGATCAATGTTCTCCACGGCCAGATAGAGCTCATATTCGTGATGCTCGGGGTTTCCGCAGTACTCGGTACCCCGGTCAGTCAGAACGCGAGCAAGCGGAATACCGTAGCTGTCGAAGAACGGTACGACGCGATCATTGAGCAGGTCGGCCGCCGGCAGCGGGGTCTTGCGGTCGTAGAGCTTGGCAAACGCCACCTTCGAGTAAGTGTCGACGAAGGTTTGCTGATAGACGCGGCCGACGCCCTTGAGGGTG from Paraburkholderia terrae includes the following:
- a CDS encoding LysR family transcriptional regulator, producing MDKLLALNTLLEVADAGGFAKAAQRLGVATSSVTRLMDALEASLGTALLTRTPRKVSLTDAGTAYVEQISKVLDDLAEADESILDSGAAPVGALRITVPSAYNRVQLAPHLAAFLAEYPRVALDVVVADHYADLALDRIDVAVRIGMLTRDPNLVVKKLADNPRYIVASHDYLQRASTPPTPAALAGHECLRIAYGGSYRGRQVWTFNRGAEHERIDVRGRLISNSLEMLLEAVLAGQGLALLPDWLVNLEINAGRLMRLFADYDVTPQSGEAVVYAAYLPNRRHSSKVKALLRFLEARVGGATENAV
- a CDS encoding MFS transporter; this translates as MSSSSPTLARSDTAAELTRGLIALFAFSCGAIVANLYYAQPITELIAPSIHMSSGMASLIVSLTQIGYALGLFFLVPLGDLLENRKLMIATALVSIASLAAATFTQTPGAFLAVSLLIGFSSVAVQILIPLAAHLAPDETRGRVVGTIMGGLLLGILLSRPISSVIAGHFGWRVVFGSAAVLMAIVTTVLALTIPKRQPSHQATYPQLIASLGHLLRTMPVLRHRALYQALMFGSFSLFWTAVPVELTRHYGLSQTAIAVFALVGAIGATSAPIAGRLADAGHTVRATLIALVVGALAYTPGLIHPAWGVAGLVVTGVVLDFAVQMNMVLGQREIYALHAASRNRLNALYMTSIFVGGAIGSALASPLYDHGGWTLVATVATAFPMIALAHYLVIDRPHAAGHA
- the kdgT gene encoding 2-keto-3-deoxygluconate transporter, whose translation is MKLKKAIDRVPGGLMLIPLLLGACVHSFAPGAGKYFGSFTNGLITGTVPILAVWFFCMGATIDLRATGTVLRKSGTLLVTKMLVAWLATIIASSLLPIDGIKTGLFAGLSVLAITTSMDMTNGGLYAAVMQQYGTKEEAGAFVLMSIESGPLVSMIILGATGVAFFEPRLFVGAVLPFVIGFTLGNLDSALRELFGRCVVPLIPFFGFALGNGIDLNVIVKSGIPGVLLGLGVIVITGIPLILADRYIAGGNGAAGLAASSTAGAAVANPSIIGEMIPRFKPVVPAATAMVATACLVTAILVPILTAMWSKRARLKAGESARMEEDDAGPLPQPLGAHE
- the kduI gene encoding 5-dehydro-4-deoxy-D-glucuronate isomerase, whose translation is MEVRQSINSEYAKTLDTAGLRKEFLVEKVFEPDALALTYSHIDRIIVGGAFPQTRAVEVPSSLGKSIGVSYLLERRELGAINIGGDGWVEADGKRFIVRNEEAIYVGKGTQSLTFGSDDPAHPAKFYLNCAPAQATYPTRTITLAEASPQTLGDPATSNRRTIYKFIVPEVVPTCQLSMGMTKLEPGNLWNTMPCHTHERRMEVYFYFNVADDAAVFHMLGEPTETRHILVHNEQAVISPSWSIHSGVGTRAYTFIWGMVGENQVFSDMDHLAVRDLR
- the kduD gene encoding 2-dehydro-3-deoxy-D-gluconate 5-dehydrogenase KduD — translated: MTTHPSHPSHPPHPFDLGGKVALVTGSNTGLGAGMARALAAAGCDIVGVSRSDDSDTAQQVKALGRRYVGVSADLSDIAPIDDIVRAALEACGRIDVLVNNAGIIRRADALTFSEDDWDAVMNVNLKSAFFLAQAVARHFVEQDKRGKIINVASMLSFQGGIRVASYTSSKSGMLGLTRLLANEWAARGINVNAIAPGYMATSNTAALRDDEQRNSEIVARIPAGRWGTPDDLAGPVVFLASPASDYVHGHTLAVDGGWLAR
- the kdgR gene encoding DNA-binding transcriptional regulator KdgR; this encodes MAAIDKLKTTAAAPRKRAAAPLTSDVDAADKGESLSSIARVFAILGAIGDSGQIGISELSQRLSLSKTTVHRVLQTLKALGYVTQEVETERYHLTIRLFELGAKALESVDLVREADIEMRRIAGATREAVHLGTFDEDAIIYIHKIDADYGLRMQSRIGRRNPLHSTAIGKVLLAWMEPAEAREVLSHIEFRKSTAKTLASADAVMSILPQVRAQGYGEDIEEQEEGLRCLAVPVFDRFGRVIAGLSVSFPTMRCGADTKLHYVALLKTAGAAVSARLGYREPTQEAAEVTHPG